The Vanrija pseudolonga chromosome 1, complete sequence genomic sequence GAGTGACAGTCGCGTCAACCGCTGATTGCGGTCAGTTCGCGCCGCATAGACCTCCTTCCTTTCTtcacccaacccacccacccacacagTGGCTATATTACATCCAATGCATAATGAACACGCCCTCTAGTCACCTGCCGCACCCGTCTACTTCCTCCTGGAGTGGCGCTTGCTCTTGCCAGGCctgggcgtcgcgccgccagccttgccgccgcgtccaccagcaccgccagccttgccaccacggccgccgcggccgccgcctcctccgcgctTGTGCTCGCTGCCAAAGGACGCAAAGTCGTTGGCCGACTCGCGGTCGTTCTGCTtcgcgcggcggctcgaccCACCCAGAGAGTACTTTGCGTCGCGGGCCGAGCGGGGCATCTTGGGCTTGCCGCCTGCTCCGCGTCCGCGCCCGGCActgccgcggccaccgccgcgcggcgcatcgtcgtcctcgagcccgacgccaaactcgtcgtcgtcgccctcgtcgccgatcTCGGCACcgtccttgcgcttgcgcttgatgCCTGCCACGCGGTCCGCAAAGCTCTTCTTgtcctgctcgcgcgccttgagGTTCTCGACCTGGATCTGCTTGCCGTActtcttgagctcgcgctgcttcttggcctcctccgACTTCTTGATGCcctgcgcctcctcgacgagcttggtgcGCACGCGCTCCATGTGCTCGTCAGACTTGACCATCTCGGCGTAGTAGTCGTTCGGGCGGGAGAAGGGGATGCCAAACTTGTTGGCGAGCTTgcgagcggcggggacaGCCTCGAGAGCGAGCTTGTAGAAGGCCATTTCACGCTGCAGGTCTGTGGGGTGTTAGAGGAGAATGGAGGGGCATCACTCACCATCAGAggggtcgacgtcgaggatggTCGACGACTGAGAGATCAGGTGCTCCGGCCAGGGGGTGTTGGTGATCTTGATGCCCTCGGTGAGGACACGCATCGCGGGCTGGAGCGTCAGCTGGGACCTCACGGAGACAGCTTTAGCTTACCTTGTTGCTCGTGGTGAGCTTGCGCATAGgcaccgcgtcctcgtctACTGAGACGTCGGAtccaagctcgtcgacggcaacggcgtctgcgtcggcctcggcaatgACAATGGTGTTGTCCTGGGGAAGTCAGCACCGTGCACAGGGCATAGCGAGGTCACTaacctcctcttcctcctcctcgtcatcctcctcaatctcctcgtcgtcctcctcgccctcctcatcgtcatcctcctcatcgtcgtcctcctcgtcctcgtcgctgcccagGCGAGCAATCTCGAACTCGTCCAGGTCCTcggggccgacgagctccaACAACCGCTTCATGCCCTTCTCGCTGACGCCACcgttctcctcgtcctcatcctcgtcatcctcggactcctcctcgtcatcctcgtcctcgtcctcctcgacctcgtcggcggtgggtgCTGGGACAGGAgccggcttggcggcgggggccttcttcttgcctgcagcggccgcggcgggcttggcgggggcagcggcgccctTCTTTCCGACCTTCTTGTTTGTCGGGGCCATGGCTGGTTGTTGTAGCGACAGATATCGGTTGCTACAGTGGGTTTGTGTATGTCGCCGATCACACTCACCACACTCACACTTGAAATTCTGAACGGGTGAGGGTCGCCGGTGGAGGTCAGTGCCACAGCGGCATTATAAATCCCGCACCCTGGAGCTATTGTCATACCACGTGGCGTGCCCTACAACTTCGCGCTCGCCGATGATGAGTGAGccacctgcacctgcactcaacgagcagcagctcgcaaACATCTTGAACTCGGTCGTCAGCGAAGAGTAACAACTCTTTCTATCCAAAAACAAAGCATCAGCTACATCTcggccaccgacgacgcgaaAAGAACACTGTAACGACCAGATCGCTTCACTGCGCTCATCTGGATCGACTACCGACTTTGACGCGGCGACAAAACGCGACACGGCTTTTGTTTTGCAGTTGATAATCGAGCAgcactcgctcgccccgcttCTCTCTCCTTCTACTCGACCTTGCCACCGTTCTTTGTGATTGTTCACGGCTGCACTCAGCCCCTAGACACGGCGCAAAGATGGATGCAGGTGAATACTCTCACGGGGTGATTCCCGATTGCTAGAGAATGTCCACTACAACAGTCACAGGAATGTCTCAAGCCAACGATGGCTATGACTACAACCCAGAATACGACTACAACAATGAGCAGtatgccgacggcgatgactATGACGAGTCGTCCATCTCCCAGGAGGACTACTGGAAGGTCATCAACTCGTTCTTTGGAAACAAGGGTCTCGTCAGGCAACAGCTCGAGTCGTTCAACGAGTTTGTCGAGAACACGATGCAGGAGCTGGTAGACGAGAATGCTCGTCTTACCCTCGACCAGCACTCGCAACATACCGGTGCCGTGGGCGATGAGACGGTGGGCTTTTTGTTGTTCGGAGGGAGACAATAGCTGATGATTGCCAGCGCCGGTACGAGATCAACTTTGGTCAGATCTACCTTGCCAAGGTGGCAATGACAGAAATGGACGGTCAGACGGTCAGCCTGTTTCCCCAGGAGGCGCGTCTGCGTAACCTCACGTACGCGGCGCCGCTCTATGTGGACATGAAGAAGTCGACCTTGACGGCTGGAAACGTGGATGACCCGATCGAGGCCCAGTGGCAACCCGCTGTGGACGCCAACGGTGTCATGCaggagaccgaggaggacaagatCTGGATTGGCAAGGTGCCAGTCATGATCAGGTCCAACTTCTGTTTGCTCGACGATCTCCAGGAGGAGCAGAACTACAACCTTGGAGAGTGCCCCTACGACCAGGGTGGTTACTTTATCATCAACGGTTCCGAGAAGGTCCTCATTGCCCAGGAGCGCATGGCGGCAAACCACGTCTATGTTTTCAAGAAGGCTGACCCCTCGGCCATCACCTACTTCTCCGAGGTCACAAGTCAAATGGAGAAGGGCGGCAAGATGCCGTCCAAGACGGTTGTGCGCATGTACGCACGTAACTCGGACCGAACGACCACTGGCTCGGTTATCCGCGCGTCGCTGCCTTACACCAAGGTCGACATTCCTATTGTGATCATCTTCCGTGCCCTCGGTATCGTCCCCGACCGCGACGTCCTCTCGCACATCTGTTTCGACCCCAACGACACGGCCATGCTCGAGATGCTCCGCCCCTGTATCGAGGAGGCCTTCTCGGTTCAGGACCGCGACACTGCGCTCGACTTTATCGGTCGTCGTGGCCAGCAGGAGAAGGGCACCAGGTTGACCCGTCAGCGTGCTGCCTTTGACATTTTGCAAAAGGAGATGCTCCCCCACGTGTCCGTCTCGGAGGGCTTCGAGTCCAAGAAGGCCTACTTCCTCGGCTACATGGTCCACCGTTTGTGTTCCGCctcgctcggccgccgtgagctcgacgaccgtgACCACTTTGGCAAGAAGCGTCTCGACCTTGCTGGTCCCCTGCTCGCCAACCTGTTCCGCATCCTGTTCAAGAAGCTCACCCGTGATGTCTACCGCCACTTGCAAAAGTGTGTTGAGACGCACAAGGAGTTTACACTTGTCAACGCCATCAAGCCCGGTATCATCACCAACGGTCTCAAGTACTCGCTCGCTACGGGTAACTGGGGTgaccaggccaaggcgaTGCAGGCGCGTGCCGGTGTGTCGCAGGTGTTGAACCGCTACACTTTCGCTTCTACCTTGTCGCACCTGCGGCGAACCAACACGCCCATTGGTCGTGATGGTAAGATTGCCAAGCCGCGTCAGCTTCACAACACCCACTGGGGAATGGTGAGTCGGAGGGACTGTGTGGAAACCAGCTTGCTAACCCTGCCAGGTCTGCCCCGCCGAAACACCAGAAGGACAAGCATGTGGCCTGGTCAAGAACCTTGCCCTCATGTCGTACATCTCGGTCGGTTCCTACTCTGCCCCCGTCATGGAGTTCCTCGAGGAATGGGGTCTCGAGGACCAGACCGAGTACTCGAACGCGCCAAGCGCCACCAAGGTGTTCGTCAATGGTGTCTGGATGGGTATCCACCGTGATGCCGTTACCCTGCACCAGAATCTCTTGCAGATGCGTCGTGGTGGCCAGCTCAAGCACGAGGTTTCGATTGTGCGCGACATtcgtgagcgcgagctgcgacTCTACACCGACGCCGGTCGTGTCTGTCGACCACTGTTCAtcgtcaacgacgaccaGACTCTCATGCTTCAACGCAGCCATATTGAGCGCATCGAGGAGCtggaagaagaggaaggaAAGGCATGGGAGGAGATGCTGTCGACGGGCATTGTCGAATACGTGGacgctgaggaggaggagaccaTCCTCATCGCCATGGTTCAGGAGGACCTCGAGAACGCGCGTAAATTCCACACCCGTGAGGAGGTCAACAAGGACCACGCTCTCCACAGCATGGAGGCGTTCGACCCCACCGCGCGTGTCAAGAGTGCCAACTGGTCGCAGACCTACACCCACATGGAGATTCATCCCAGTATGATTCTCGGCGTCTGTGCCAGTATCATTCCCTTCCCAGACCACAACCAGGTGAGCTAAGCTTTGCCCTCCGATAGCTGACAACCAGTCGCCCCGTAACACCTACCAGTCGGCAATGGGCAAGCAGGCCATGGGCATCTACTTGACCAACTACCAGCTGCGTATGGACACGATGGCCAACATCCTCTACTACCCGCAGTCTCCTCTGGCAACGACGCAGTCGATGAAGTACCTCAAGTTCTCCGAGCTGCCTGCTGGCCAGAACGCCATTGTCGCCATTCTGTGTTACTCGGGTTACAACCAGGAAGACTCGGTCATTATGAACCAGAGTTCTATCGACCGTGGTCTGTTCCGATCGCTCTACTACCGTGCCTACACCGACACGGAGAAGATGGTCGGTATGCAGAAGGTCGAAGCCTTTGAGAAGCCGAACCGCGACGAGACGCTTCGCATGAAGCACGGCCCGAGCGACAGGTACTCCAAGCTGGACGGTGACGGTCTCATCACCCCGGCTACCAACGTCAACGGTGACGACATCATCATTGGCAAGACGGCGCCCATCCCGCCCGACAGCGAAGAGCTTGGCCAGCGATCTGCCACGCACACCAAGCGTGACGTCTCGACGCCGATGAAGAGCACGGAGCAGGGTGTGGTCGACCAGGTCATGATCACGACGAACGCCGATGGTCTCAAGTTTGTCAAGATCCGCATCCGATCGACCCGTGTTCCGCAAATCGGTGACAAGTTTGCGTCGCGTCACGGTCAGAAGGGTACTATTGGTATCACGTATCGCCAGGAGGACATGCCGTTCACCGCCGAGGGTATCACGCCCGACATTATCATCAACCCTCACGCCATTCCATCTCGAATGACGATTGGTCACTTGGTCGAATGTCTGCTGTCCAAGCTGGCGACTCTGACTGGTAGAGAGGGTGACGCTACACCGTTCACCGACCTCACGGTCGAGAGCGTGTCCAAGCTGCTCCGTGAGCGAGGATACCAGTCGCGCGGTCTCGAGGTCATGTACCACGGCCACACAGGCAAGAAGCTCCGCGCACAGGTCTACTTCGGTCCCACGTACTACCAGCGTCTCAAGCACATGGTGGACGACAAGATTCACGCTCGTGCCCGTGGTCCTCTCCAGATCCTGACTCGTCAGCCTGTTGAGGGTCGTTCGCGTGACGGTGGTCTTCGATTCGGTGAAATGGAACGCGGTGAGTAGAAGATTTCGGAAGCTACATCTAGGAGTCGTACTAATTTGCCGCAGATTGTATGATCTCTCACGGTATCGCGGCGTTCCTCAAGGAGAGGATGTACGAGTCGTCGGACGCGTTCCGTCTGCACGTGTGCGACCAGTGTGGTCTGATGGCCATTGCAAACCTCAAGAAGCAAGAGTTCCACTGCACTGTTTGTCGGAACAGCACGCAGATTAGTCAGATTTATATCCCTTACGCTGCCAAGGTGAGtctgagcgcgcgcgcatgtcCAAGCGTGCACAGGGGAAGCATTGCTGACACGTTTCGACACAGCTCTTGTTCCAGGAGCTGCAGGCGATGAACGTCACTGTGCGCATGTACTCTGACGGTGACGACTAGGTGGCGTACGGAGACGGACCTGAATTGTCCGCTTcttggggtggtggggctggggcgagtGGGTGAGGGTTGCGAGAGTCGACCTACGTCTTGGGGTTCTGGGACTCTGCACCACACCTCTTGCCCCGAGCACATCTCGGTGGGTCTCCAACCCTGCATgggcgtcgagcacgtctAGACCCAGCTGGGCGCAAGAGTATGGTGGCGAGTGTTTgtgtggtgggcggcggccaagggcggGTGAAGGTGGAGGTTTGCGAACCAAATATGGCGGCGTGGTTGGTGTATCATTGTTTGTGGGGTAGACGTAGCAGCAGttagtagtagtagtagcaTTACGCATTCATGCATGACCTAGCATTGCCCGTTagcctcgtccgagtcgatcGGGAGCTCGGGAGAGGGCGAGTAGGTCAGGTGGCCATGCAGATGTTGATGAGGAGGCTGCTGCAGCCCCATTGAAATGAAGCtgaggcgaggaggggggaggctgggctgggcgacTGCCAGGGTCTTTTTGGCTTGCCTGATGATTTTGTGGGGCCGGGGGTTGTCGGCCACCAGCCAAATCGACTTACtagcagccagccagccagccagccagccccacCGACGTCAGCCGGCCATTAGCCCTCAAGCAGCTCCCATTCCAGCGGCAACACTGCGTCCATCCACCCATCCAGTCTCCACCACTACATAGCCccccctcgacgacaaccTTTTACTCTTCTTGGCCCcctacacacacacacacaccaccgcACAAGCATTCATCGCCACattcatcatcatcatcatcgcctCGCAACTAACTGTacctcatcgccatcgccaacgcCACCACCAACTTACCGACCGAGACCGGCCCCCGCCTGACCCACgcagcccgccagcccagcccgccgcccgacaAGCCCGGAGAGACAGACAGACAACCAACCACCCCAACAAAGTACCTTGCGCCCACAACACGAGGCGAGGGCCACACAAGACAGACAACAACACATACTACTACAGCACACACGCATCGACGCCCGCTGGCACCCACGACCCCTCTGTCACTTGTCATGCCGACGGCATAGCAACAACTCGCACTAGCCACCCTTGATAACGACCCAACTAGCCTTACTCGTGCCCATCACCAGCGCGAGCCAACCCCCCCACCAacccgcgacgagcgccgacgacgaccggtAGCTTGCTCGCTTCGCCAGCTACACCCGCCCGTCTGCTTCTCCCACCTACTCGCCACCACGTCACACGATGAACACCCTAAGCCGCATCGACTCGTTCATCGGCCGCGTGGTCATCGTCCACCGGCCAtcaacgccgacgggctcgccgtctccctcgggctcggcgtcgtcgtccccctcgccgccttcctcggccgcatcttcctccttccctcctgcgccgtcgccgcccacgccgccggcgggaTCCCCCCGCAGGCGGCTatcgacgctgccgccgcgcgcgcgcaggcgcagacGCCGCGCACCAACCAGCAGCACGATCAAgctcccgccgccgacgacgccgctcctcctccgcatAGCGCTCGCGCTGTGGTCCATCCTGCTCGCGTTCTGGCGCAGTCTGGTGGGCGACACGCGTGCCGtgcgcctccgccaccagcgcggacggcgcgcggcggcggccgcagccgcctccaggcccgaggaggaggacgagggcgccctcggcggcgtgggcggtATCGGCATGGG encodes the following:
- the EBP2 gene encoding rRNA-processing protein EBP2; this encodes MAPTNKKVGKKGAAAPAKPAAAAAGKKKAPAAKPAPVPAPTADEVEEDEDEDDEEESEDDEDEDEENGGVSEKGMKRLLELVGPEDLDEFEIARLGSDEDEEDDDEEDDDEEGEEDDEEIEEDDEEEEEEDNTIVIAEADADAVAVDELGSDVSVDEDAVPMRKLTTSNKPAMRVLTEGIKITNTPWPEHLISQSSTILDVDPSDDLQREMAFYKLALEAVPAARKLANKFGIPFSRPNDYYAEMVKSDEHMERVRTKLVEEAQGIKKSEEAKKQRELKKYGKQIQVENLKAREQDKKSFADRVAGIKRKRKDGAEIGDEGDDDEFGVGLEDDDAPRGGGRGSAGRGRGAGGKPKMPRSARDAKYSLGGSSRRAKQNDRESANDFASFGSEHKRGGGGGRGGRGGKAGGAGGRGGKAGGATPRPGKSKRHSRRK
- the rpb2 gene encoding DNA-directed RNA polymerase II subunit RPB2, which gives rise to MDAGMSQANDGYDYNPEYDYNNEQYADGDDYDESSISQEDYWKVINSFFGNKGLVRQQLESFNEFVENTMQELVDENARLTLDQHSQHTGAVGDETRRYEINFGQIYLAKVAMTEMDGQTVSLFPQEARLRNLTYAAPLYVDMKKSTLTAGNVDDPIEAQWQPAVDANGVMQETEEDKIWIGKVPVMIRSNFCLLDDLQEEQNYNLGECPYDQGGYFIINGSEKVLIAQERMAANHVYVFKKADPSAITYFSEVTSQMEKGGKMPSKTVVRMYARNSDRTTTGSVIRASLPYTKVDIPIVIIFRALGIVPDRDVLSHICFDPNDTAMLEMLRPCIEEAFSVQDRDTALDFIGRRGQQEKGTRLTRQRAAFDILQKEMLPHVSVSEGFESKKAYFLGYMVHRLCSASLGRRELDDRDHFGKKRLDLAGPLLANLFRILFKKLTRDVYRHLQKCVETHKEFTLVNAIKPGIITNGLKYSLATGNWGDQAKAMQARAGVSQVLNRYTFASTLSHLRRTNTPIGRDGKIAKPRQLHNTHWGMVCPAETPEGQACGLVKNLALMSYISVGSYSAPVMEFLEEWGLEDQTEYSNAPSATKVFVNGVWMGIHRDAVTLHQNLLQMRRGGQLKHEVSIVRDIRERELRLYTDAGRVCRPLFIVNDDQTLMLQRSHIERIEELEEEEGKAWEEMLSTGIVEYVDAEEEETILIAMVQEDLENARKFHTREEVNKDHALHSMEAFDPTARVKSANWSQTYTHMEIHPSMILGVCASIIPFPDHNQSPRNTYQSAMGKQAMGIYLTNYQLRMDTMANILYYPQSPLATTQSMKYLKFSELPAGQNAIVAILCYSGYNQEDSVIMNQSSIDRGLFRSLYYRAYTDTEKMVGMQKVEAFEKPNRDETLRMKHGPSDRYSKLDGDGLITPATNVNGDDIIIGKTAPIPPDSEELGQRSATHTKRDVSTPMKSTEQGVVDQVMITTNADGLKFVKIRIRSTRVPQIGDKFASRHGQKGTIGITYRQEDMPFTAEGITPDIIINPHAIPSRMTIGHLVECLLSKLATLTGREGDATPFTDLTVESVSKLLRERGYQSRGLEVMYHGHTGKKLRAQVYFGPTYYQRLKHMVDDKIHARARGPLQILTRQPVEGRSRDGGLRFGEMERDCMISHGIAAFLKERMYESSDAFRLHVCDQCGLMAIANLKKQEFHCTVCRNSTQISQIYIPYAAKLLFQELQAMNVTVRMYSDGDD